A region from the Aegilops tauschii subsp. strangulata cultivar AL8/78 chromosome 5, Aet v6.0, whole genome shotgun sequence genome encodes:
- the LOC109745491 gene encoding BTB/POZ domain-containing protein POB1 — MAGGDASTVAGPGAEVDAGFEFAFDNEAFSDRELRIVVVGADDAAGRKRRREAAEGDGGEDIDSSCTVTSTPVLQVETIHVCSATLAAKSNFFRKLFSNGMKESGHRQATVTIADSEYEAFLELLHFIYSGKLTPTEPILVVDILLAADKFEVASCIKLCGERLVDLPMTAESAVMCLDLPCSISMAPALAEAAKKFLAKRYDKFLLTKFQDELMRISLTGIVAILSRNHPGVASEESVYDFVLRWAHFQYPNPEERHKILSSSLLPLVPVVRSMTNGILIDQPSCIVDFTLSRGQCSGLFPSGSIRSPPFYCGGHGFFLSAHGKMEPSNFFGLLIEKLEDKGPVRGTIDYEIEVKTRQSLEFLFLWRRTTTTDSRQALGCRIPWPSIIADNSRFFIDDKLHLRVHVKITPQP, encoded by the exons ATGGCCGGAGGCGACGCGTCGACCGTGGCGGGGCCAGGGGCGGAGGTGGACGCGGGCTTCGAGTTCGCCTTCGACAATGAGGCCTTCTCCGACAGGGAGCTGCGTATAGTGGTCGTCGGCGCCGACGACGCCGCCGGCCGCAAGCGCCGGCGCGAGGCGGCCGAAG GTGATGGTGGAGAAGATATCGACTCTTCTTGTACTGTGACGAGTACACCAGTTTTACAAGTTGAAACTATACATGTCTGCTCGGCGACTCTTGCTGCAAAAAGTAATTTCTTTCGCAAG CTTTTCTCAAATGGCATGAAGGAATCTGGCCATAGACAGGCAACAGTTACAATTGCTGACTCGG AGTACGAAGCCTTCCTGGAGCTTTTACACTTTATTTATAGTGGAAAGCTGACACCAACTGAACCCATTCTTGTGGTTGATATCCTGCTGGCTGCTGATAAATTTGAGGTTGCTTCTTGCATTAAGCTTTGCGGTGAACGGCTCGTAGACCTGCCTATGACCGCAGAATCTGCAGTAATGTGCCTAGATCTCCCATGTTCCATTTCAATGGCACCTGCCCTGGCAGAGGCGGCCAAGAAATTCCTTGCTAAAAGATACGATAAATTCCTGTTGACAAA GTTTCAGGATGAACTGATGAGGATATCTCTCACTGGGATTGTAGCCATTTTATCAAGGAATCACCCCGGGGTTGCATCTGAAGAGTCCGTCTATGACTTTGTGCTCAGGTGGGCCCACTTTCAGTATCCAAATCCAGAAGAGAGGCACAAGATTTTGAGTTCAAGCTTACTTCCACTGGTGCCAGTAGTGCGCAGCATGACCAATGGCATCCTGATTGACCAGCCGTCCTGTATAGTTGACTTTACTCTAAGTCGTGGGCAATGCTCGGGGCTCTTCCCATCAGGATCGATACGCTCCCCGCCGTTCTATTGTGGAGGGCATGGTTTCTTCCTCTCGGCGCACGGTAAAATGGAGCCGTCCAACTTTTTTGGCCTCTTAATAGAGAAGTTAGAAGACAAGGGGCCAGTAAGAGGGACAATAGATTATGAGATTGAGGTAAAGACAAGACAGTCGCTGGAGTTTCtcttcttgtggaggcgcaccaCCACCACCGATAGTAGACAGGCTTTGGGTTGCAGGATTCCTTGGCCATCCATCATTGCTGACAACAGCCGTTTCTTCATCGACGACAAACTCCATCTGCGAGTTCATGTGAAGATAACGCCGCAGCCGTAG